The following proteins are encoded in a genomic region of Candidatus Eisenbacteria bacterium:
- the tsaA gene encoding tRNA (N6-threonylcarbamoyladenosine(37)-N6)-methyltransferase TrmO: MKVEFELIGVIRTPFTKLEGMPIQPTGAAGVRGTVEIFPDFAEGLKDLDGFSHIVLIYHFHRASTPKLTVPPFLDSEKRGVFATRAPSRPNPIGFSVVRLVRVEGMILHIENVDILDGTPLLDIKPHVPELDAPPADRLGWLKQAKRRAARKKADDRFA; this comes from the coding sequence ATGAAGGTCGAGTTCGAGCTGATCGGCGTGATTCGCACGCCGTTCACGAAGCTCGAAGGGATGCCGATCCAGCCGACGGGGGCGGCCGGCGTTCGAGGAACCGTCGAGATCTTCCCCGATTTCGCCGAAGGCCTCAAGGACCTCGACGGGTTCTCGCATATCGTCCTCATCTACCATTTCCATCGGGCGTCCACGCCAAAGCTGACCGTGCCCCCCTTTCTCGATTCGGAGAAGCGGGGGGTCTTTGCTACGCGCGCGCCGTCGAGGCCAAACCCGATCGGCTTCTCGGTCGTGCGGCTCGTCCGCGTCGAGGGGATGATCCTTCATATCGAAAACGTCGACATTCTCGACGGAACGCCGCTCCTCGACATCAAGCCGCACGTGCCGGAACTGGACGCCCCGCCGGCCGACCGTCTCGGGTGGCTGAAGCAAGCCAAGCGCCGGGCCGCGAGGAAGAAGGCGGACGACCGGTTCGCGTGA
- a CDS encoding tetratricopeptide repeat protein, with the protein MRPSGIARVALAIFALLSPAARSAPPERLDRAAALTVEGDYAAAIGEYRAFLSEAPDDRLAPVAAMAIANIHLRVLRDTTEAEKTLSRVLADYRGAAWAAEAAREKAACARSRERWQEAAESYLLALELAAGTPGSESDQWMSEVTVAAADCHYRAGDPAKVIETYEKALVGEPPPEVAAVALFRLGETYESKNEEEKAAESYARVLRSYPSSELFDQAIGKRELIDRHAAIDWRPYAAYSEATRMIAARDLEGALAKIDEVLAAPSDEALAECAEYRKIAIETALRASFREGCERLEAFLDKHPNGQMRGAAERTLERDWGPAADLEERVEEDPENPGLLGQLGGIYLRARAPGRAIDLLERAAALDPENDLLRLQLGYAHAQAGDDTNALESFRSYLDRHPQDTRVMNQIGYLYLGRGEAEQAISYFRMYVEAAPDEANAHDSMGEGLLAAGRFEEAAREYEMAVSIDPSFANSYFMLGRARTELKDTAGAIAAYERFLELSPTGAQADQARAALEELRAQ; encoded by the coding sequence ATGAGACCGTCCGGAATCGCTCGTGTCGCGCTCGCCATTTTCGCTCTTCTCTCGCCGGCCGCGCGCTCGGCGCCTCCGGAACGGCTCGACCGCGCGGCCGCGCTCACGGTCGAGGGGGATTACGCGGCAGCGATAGGCGAGTACCGGGCGTTTCTCTCCGAAGCGCCGGACGACCGGCTCGCGCCGGTCGCGGCAATGGCGATTGCGAACATCCATCTTCGCGTTCTTCGCGACACGACCGAGGCGGAGAAGACGCTGAGTCGCGTTCTCGCCGACTATCGGGGGGCCGCCTGGGCGGCGGAAGCGGCGCGGGAGAAGGCCGCCTGCGCGCGGTCGCGCGAGAGGTGGCAAGAGGCGGCGGAGTCGTATCTTCTCGCCCTCGAGCTCGCAGCCGGAACGCCGGGTTCCGAATCCGATCAATGGATGAGCGAGGTCACGGTCGCCGCGGCCGACTGCCACTATCGGGCCGGCGACCCCGCGAAGGTGATTGAGACATACGAGAAGGCGCTTGTCGGAGAGCCGCCCCCAGAGGTCGCCGCCGTCGCTCTCTTTCGGCTCGGGGAAACGTACGAATCGAAAAACGAAGAAGAGAAGGCGGCAGAGAGCTACGCGCGTGTTCTGCGCTCGTACCCGTCATCCGAGCTTTTCGATCAGGCGATCGGAAAGCGCGAGTTGATCGATCGACACGCGGCGATCGATTGGAGACCGTACGCCGCCTACTCGGAGGCGACGCGGATGATCGCCGCCCGCGACTTGGAAGGAGCCCTCGCGAAGATCGACGAGGTTCTCGCCGCCCCTTCGGACGAAGCGCTCGCCGAGTGCGCCGAGTACCGCAAGATCGCGATCGAAACGGCTCTTCGCGCCTCCTTCCGCGAAGGGTGCGAGCGACTCGAGGCGTTCCTCGACAAGCACCCGAATGGACAGATGAGAGGAGCTGCGGAGCGGACGTTGGAGCGCGATTGGGGTCCTGCCGCCGACCTGGAAGAAAGGGTTGAGGAAGATCCCGAGAACCCGGGGCTCCTCGGCCAGCTCGGCGGTATCTATCTTCGCGCGCGCGCGCCCGGCCGCGCGATCGATTTGCTCGAGAGAGCCGCCGCGCTCGATCCGGAGAACGATCTTCTCCGTCTTCAGCTCGGCTACGCGCACGCGCAAGCGGGCGACGACACAAACGCGCTCGAGTCGTTCCGGTCCTATCTCGACCGCCACCCGCAAGACACGCGCGTGATGAACCAGATCGGCTATCTCTACCTCGGCCGCGGCGAGGCGGAGCAGGCGATCTCTTACTTCCGGATGTACGTCGAGGCCGCGCCGGATGAAGCGAACGCGCACGACAGCATGGGCGAGGGTTTGCTCGCTGCCGGGCGGTTCGAAGAAGCCGCGCGCGAATATGAGATGGCGGTCTCGATCGATCCGTCGTTTGCGAACTCGTATTTCATGTTGGGCCGTGCGCGAACGGAACTGAAGGACACCGCGGGGGCGATTGCCGCATACGAACGTTTCCTGGAGCTCAGCCCGACCGGGGCGCAGGCGGACCAGGCGCGGGCGGCGCTCGAAGAGCTTCGCGCGCAGTAG
- a CDS encoding DUF362 domain-containing protein: MDMNISRREFLKRSAVLGAGVAAGSAALSGRALPAGLARYRPPIDLAVAGGTSPARNCLAAVDALGGFGKFVQPGDKVVVKPNPIGSSPPEMAVNTHPEMVEAVVRECFAAGAGEVIVLSHDGMSSFTGNGTADAVERAGGTVKALQNRHEEFAEIPVPRGRVLRTVEIARDIIDADVFINMPIAKHHGQTRVTFAMKNLMGVNWDRIFFHRNDIERCIAELASAIPHSLVIMDANHVLLTNGPSGPGRVVRPQRVIAGIDPVAVDAYSTRFHEILPERIRHIREAYDLGVGEMHVENLRIEEVNA; encoded by the coding sequence ATGGACATGAACATTTCAAGACGCGAGTTTCTCAAGCGATCCGCTGTTCTCGGCGCCGGAGTCGCCGCCGGCTCTGCCGCGCTGTCGGGACGCGCGCTCCCGGCGGGTCTCGCGCGCTATCGGCCGCCGATCGACCTCGCGGTGGCGGGCGGGACATCTCCCGCCCGGAATTGCCTCGCTGCCGTCGACGCCCTGGGCGGGTTCGGGAAGTTCGTCCAACCCGGAGACAAGGTCGTCGTGAAGCCGAACCCGATCGGCTCGAGCCCGCCTGAAATGGCCGTCAACACGCATCCGGAGATGGTCGAGGCGGTCGTCCGCGAGTGCTTCGCGGCCGGAGCGGGAGAGGTCATCGTCCTCAGCCATGACGGGATGAGCTCCTTCACGGGGAACGGAACCGCGGACGCGGTCGAGCGGGCGGGCGGGACGGTGAAGGCGCTCCAGAACCGGCACGAGGAGTTCGCGGAGATCCCCGTTCCGCGAGGCCGCGTTCTCCGAACGGTCGAAATCGCAAGAGACATCATCGACGCCGACGTCTTCATCAACATGCCGATCGCGAAGCATCACGGGCAGACTCGCGTCACGTTCGCGATGAAGAACCTGATGGGCGTGAATTGGGACAGGATCTTCTTTCACAGAAACGATATCGAACGCTGCATCGCCGAGCTCGCCTCCGCGATTCCGCACAGCCTCGTGATCATGGACGCGAACCACGTGCTTCTCACGAACGGCCCGAGCGGTCCCGGCCGAGTCGTCCGCCCACAGCGGGTGATCGCCGGGATCGATCCGGTGGCGGTGGATGCGTACTCGACGCGCTTTCACGAGATTCTTCCGGAGAGGATTCGGCACATCCGCGAAGCGTACGATCTCGGCGTTGGCGAGATGCACGTGGAGAATCTCAGGATCGAGGAGGTGAACGCATAG
- the atpD gene encoding F0F1 ATP synthase subunit beta, translating into MSIGKVVQVIGPVLDVEFEEEHVPEIYTALVVDEDVDGRRIRLTAEVQHHLGRNQVRAVAMSSTDGVVRGMPVKNTGSPITVPVGNATLGRLFNLLGEPIDEGLPIPAGTERRPIHREAPPFEALEPHTLIFETGIKVVDLLAPYVRGGKTGLFGGAGVGKTVIIMELIHNIATAHGGYSVFCGVGERTREGNDLYLEMKESGVLEKTCLVYGQMNEPPGARLRVGLSGLTMAEYFRDESRQDVLLFIDNIFRFSQAGSEVSALLGRMPSAVGYQPTLGTEMGELQERITSTKKGSITSVQAIYVPADDLTDPAPAAAFTHLDATTVLSRQIAELGIYPAVDPLDSTSRIMDPNVLGEEHYEVAQKVKAILQRYKELQDIIAILGMDELSEEDKAIVQRARRVQKFLSQPFHVAEAFTGHKGIYVPLKTTIESFRQVVDGKYDHLPEQAFAYCGGIDEAVARAKELGVS; encoded by the coding sequence ATGAGCATCGGGAAAGTGGTCCAGGTGATCGGCCCCGTTCTGGATGTGGAATTCGAAGAGGAGCACGTGCCGGAGATCTACACTGCCCTCGTCGTCGACGAAGACGTCGACGGCCGCAGGATCCGATTGACCGCGGAGGTGCAGCACCATCTGGGAAGGAATCAGGTGCGGGCGGTCGCAATGTCTTCGACGGACGGTGTGGTCCGCGGGATGCCGGTGAAGAACACCGGGAGCCCGATTACCGTCCCGGTCGGCAACGCGACTCTCGGCCGGCTTTTCAACCTTCTCGGCGAGCCGATCGACGAGGGGCTCCCGATCCCCGCGGGAACGGAGAGAAGACCGATCCACCGCGAGGCTCCTCCCTTCGAGGCGCTGGAACCTCACACGCTGATCTTCGAGACCGGCATCAAGGTGGTCGATCTCCTCGCCCCGTACGTCCGCGGCGGGAAGACCGGCCTCTTCGGCGGCGCCGGCGTCGGCAAGACCGTCATCATCATGGAGCTGATCCACAACATCGCCACCGCGCACGGCGGCTATTCGGTCTTCTGCGGCGTCGGCGAACGGACTCGCGAGGGGAACGATCTTTATTTGGAGATGAAGGAATCTGGCGTCCTCGAAAAGACATGCCTCGTGTACGGACAAATGAACGAACCGCCCGGAGCGCGCCTTCGGGTCGGTCTCTCGGGGCTAACGATGGCGGAATACTTCCGCGATGAATCAAGACAGGATGTTCTTCTCTTCATCGACAACATCTTCCGCTTCTCGCAGGCCGGCTCGGAAGTGTCGGCGCTTCTCGGCCGCATGCCCTCGGCGGTCGGTTATCAGCCGACCTTGGGGACGGAAATGGGAGAACTGCAAGAGAGGATCACGTCGACGAAGAAAGGCTCGATCACCTCAGTGCAGGCGATCTACGTTCCCGCCGATGACCTGACTGACCCGGCGCCGGCGGCCGCGTTCACGCACCTCGACGCCACGACGGTTCTCTCGAGGCAAATCGCGGAGCTCGGCATCTATCCGGCCGTCGATCCTCTCGATTCCACCTCGCGCATCATGGATCCGAACGTGCTCGGAGAGGAGCACTACGAAGTCGCGCAGAAGGTGAAAGCGATCTTGCAGCGCTACAAGGAGCTGCAGGACATCATCGCGATTCTCGGAATGGACGAGCTTTCGGAAGAGGACAAGGCGATCGTGCAGAGAGCCCGCCGGGTGCAGAAGTTTCTTTCGCAACCGTTCCACGTAGCGGAGGCTTTCACGGGGCACAAGGGGATCTACGTTCCTCTGAAGACGACGATCGAGAGCTTCCGACAGGTTGTCGACGGGAAATACGATCATCTGCCCGAGCAAGCATTCGCCTATTGCGGGGGGATCGACGAAGCCGTCGCCCGCGCGAAGGAGCTGGGAGTCTCGTGA
- a CDS encoding F0F1 ATP synthase subunit alpha, whose amino-acid sequence MKIRPEEITSVIKQKIRAFDRDLEIEEVGTVLEVGDGVARVHGLRSAMASEMLEFGEGVYGIALNLEEDSIGAVILGEYLRIVEGQEVRRTGRILDVPVGEALIGRVVNPLGQPLDDKGPVEASSRRPVEFHAPGVVHRQPVKQPLQTGLKAIDSMIPIGRGQRELIIGDRGTGKTAIAIDTIINQKGQGVKCFYVAIGQKASTVAGVVERLAASGAMDYTTVVFAGASDPAPLQYIAPYAGCAMAEYFVYEKNEDTLCVYDDLSKQANAYRQLSLVLRRPPGREAYPGDIFYLHSRLLERSAKLSEAKGGGSLTALPIIETQAGDVSAYIPTNVISITDGQIFLVNDLFFAGVRPAISVGISVSRVGGNAQVRAMRQVAGSLRLDLAQYRELEAFAQLGTELDKTTQAQLDRGVRLVELLKQPQYKPMPVEEQVVSIYAGTKGFLDDVPVAKVRDFEAKFLAFMREACGGILRDIAEKKEITKENDAALAAALLEFKADYAKE is encoded by the coding sequence ATGAAGATAAGACCCGAAGAGATTACTTCGGTAATCAAGCAAAAGATCCGCGCGTTCGACCGGGATCTCGAGATCGAGGAGGTCGGAACGGTCCTCGAGGTCGGGGACGGGGTGGCGCGGGTGCACGGCCTTCGCTCAGCGATGGCGAGCGAAATGCTCGAGTTCGGCGAGGGCGTGTACGGAATCGCGCTGAACCTGGAAGAGGACTCGATCGGTGCCGTGATCCTCGGAGAGTACCTTCGTATCGTGGAGGGCCAGGAGGTGCGGCGGACCGGCCGGATTCTCGATGTGCCGGTCGGCGAGGCACTGATCGGACGCGTTGTGAACCCGCTCGGTCAACCGCTCGATGACAAAGGTCCCGTGGAGGCAAGTTCCCGTCGCCCGGTGGAGTTCCACGCGCCGGGCGTCGTGCATCGTCAGCCGGTGAAACAGCCCCTTCAAACCGGTCTCAAGGCGATCGACTCGATGATCCCGATCGGAAGAGGGCAGCGGGAGCTCATCATCGGCGACCGGGGGACGGGGAAGACGGCCATCGCGATCGACACGATCATCAATCAGAAGGGCCAAGGGGTGAAGTGCTTCTACGTCGCGATTGGCCAGAAGGCCTCGACGGTGGCCGGCGTCGTCGAGCGGCTCGCCGCGTCCGGCGCGATGGACTATACGACCGTCGTCTTCGCGGGCGCGAGCGATCCCGCGCCCCTTCAGTATATCGCGCCGTACGCGGGCTGCGCGATGGCCGAATATTTTGTGTATGAGAAGAACGAAGACACGCTCTGCGTCTACGACGATCTGTCCAAGCAGGCGAACGCGTACCGGCAGCTCTCCCTCGTTCTCCGAAGACCGCCGGGCCGCGAGGCGTATCCGGGCGACATCTTCTATCTTCATTCTCGGCTTCTCGAGCGCTCCGCGAAGCTCTCCGAAGCCAAGGGTGGAGGATCCCTCACGGCGCTCCCGATCATCGAGACCCAGGCGGGCGACGTCTCCGCCTACATTCCGACGAATGTCATCTCGATCACGGACGGACAGATATTTCTGGTGAACGACCTCTTCTTCGCGGGTGTTCGTCCGGCGATCAGCGTGGGTATTTCGGTTTCCCGAGTCGGGGGAAACGCGCAGGTCCGCGCCATGCGCCAGGTCGCCGGTTCGCTTCGGCTCGACCTCGCCCAATACCGGGAGTTGGAGGCGTTCGCGCAGCTCGGGACGGAGCTCGACAAGACGACGCAGGCGCAGCTCGACCGAGGAGTCCGCCTGGTGGAGCTCTTGAAGCAACCGCAGTACAAACCGATGCCGGTCGAGGAGCAAGTCGTGTCGATTTACGCGGGAACCAAGGGCTTTCTCGACGACGTCCCGGTCGCGAAGGTCCGCGATTTCGAGGCGAAGTTCCTCGCGTTCATGCGGGAAGCGTGCGGCGGAATTCTCCGAGACATCGCCGAGAAGAAAGAGATCACGAAAGAGAACGACGCGGCTCTCGCGGCGGCGCTCCTTGAGTTCAAGGCCGATTACGCGAAAGAGTAG
- the atpG gene encoding ATP synthase F1 subunit gamma, whose translation MAKMREIGRRIRSLQKTKQITKTMELVATSRMRKTQRRALAARPYGKKLEEILRAAGPGAREEEFLLLRVPETRRRVGLLVVTSNRGLCGAFNANVLRLARRSIEGLRLEGIDVEIHTVGRKGANALRYRGYAIASSRSDIGDRPTMAQASEIAGLFIDEFLRGTIDELRVVYASFASLSSQPPVTEVVLPFPALEEERARRPDFLLEPTARTILGNLLPRIVEHKIFRALLENAAGEQAARRIAMKNATDNAEELIRLLTRSYNRARQAQITQEIAEIVGGASALV comes from the coding sequence ATGGCGAAGATGCGCGAGATCGGAAGGCGGATTCGGAGCCTTCAGAAAACGAAGCAGATCACGAAGACGATGGAGCTCGTCGCGACGTCCCGAATGAGAAAGACGCAGCGGCGCGCGCTCGCGGCGCGCCCGTACGGAAAGAAGCTGGAGGAGATCCTCAGAGCGGCGGGGCCAGGGGCGCGCGAGGAGGAGTTTCTCCTTCTTCGGGTTCCGGAGACGAGGCGCAGGGTCGGCCTTCTCGTCGTCACGTCGAACCGCGGGCTCTGCGGCGCGTTCAACGCGAACGTGCTCCGGCTCGCGCGCCGATCGATCGAAGGGCTGCGCCTGGAAGGGATCGATGTCGAGATCCACACGGTCGGAAGAAAAGGCGCGAACGCTCTCCGCTACCGGGGGTACGCGATCGCCTCCTCGCGTTCGGATATCGGGGATCGTCCGACCATGGCGCAGGCATCCGAGATCGCCGGTCTCTTCATCGACGAGTTTCTCCGAGGAACGATCGACGAGCTCCGGGTCGTTTACGCATCGTTCGCTTCGCTCTCGTCGCAACCGCCGGTCACGGAGGTTGTTCTGCCGTTCCCGGCTCTCGAAGAGGAAAGGGCGCGTCGCCCGGACTTTCTTCTCGAACCGACGGCGCGGACGATCCTGGGCAATCTGCTTCCCCGCATCGTCGAGCACAAGATCTTTCGGGCGCTTCTTGAGAACGCCGCGGGAGAGCAGGCGGCCAGACGAATCGCCATGAAGAACGCGACGGACAACGCCGAAGAGCTGATCCGTCTCCTGACGAGGAGCTACAATCGCGCCCGCCAGGCCCAGATCACGCAGGAAATCGCGGAGATCGTGGGCGGAGCCTCGGCGCTCGTTTAG
- the atpC gene encoding ATP synthase F1 subunit epsilon translates to MRTDRAFRCEIVSPEGRVFEGDAVKVVATAVDGEVGVLYNHAPLVAALGLGSLRVTSPDGSVRRFTAHGGFLEVCKNRVTILTDRADTNE, encoded by the coding sequence GTGAGAACCGATCGGGCCTTTCGATGCGAGATCGTCTCCCCCGAGGGACGGGTGTTCGAGGGGGACGCGGTCAAGGTCGTCGCGACCGCGGTGGATGGAGAGGTCGGCGTTCTCTACAATCACGCCCCTCTCGTCGCCGCTCTCGGGCTCGGCTCTCTTCGCGTCACTTCGCCCGACGGATCGGTCCGCCGCTTCACCGCGCACGGCGGATTTCTTGAAGTATGTAAGAATCGCGTGACGATTCTAACCGACCGGGCCGATACGAACGAATAG
- a CDS encoding plastocyanin (participates in electron transfer in photosystem I) has product MRRAFFVFALLFAAAGPALADTTTVTTSGTTFVPASITIQLGDTVRWVNGSLSHTVTSGFGSGDPNAGALFDAPLSGLNPEFFYAFSDTAGTYPYFCRPHEIMGMTGTIIVQPNLSGVPEACCEVFASWGQVKALFE; this is encoded by the coding sequence ATGCGACGAGCGTTTTTCGTTTTTGCGCTCCTCTTCGCGGCGGCCGGTCCTGCGTTGGCGGACACGACGACTGTCACGACTTCCGGAACGACCTTCGTCCCCGCTTCGATCACGATTCAGCTCGGGGATACGGTGCGATGGGTGAACGGCTCGCTCTCCCACACGGTGACGAGCGGCTTCGGATCGGGCGATCCGAACGCGGGCGCCCTCTTCGACGCTCCGCTCAGCGGGCTCAACCCGGAGTTCTTTTACGCCTTCAGCGACACGGCCGGCACGTACCCATACTTTTGCAGACCGCACGAGATCATGGGGATGACGGGGACGATCATCGTTCAGCCGAACCTCTCCGGTGTACCGGAAGCGTGCTGCGAAGTCTTCGCATCGTGGGGACAGGTGAAAGCGCTCTTCGAATGA
- a CDS encoding TlpA family protein disulfide reductase: MRRSAILVLAIATCLFAFCSKQPEPAAFSVYPAKPEADHELMIDYRPSLSRSPLERAERIDLRVSFLSASGDLRSEEIPMTRQGDVWTVRFVPAERMPKVPVLFVAAFVNADDREVFDNNRGNPWVIPFYVKGRAAPGAHLQLSRLQWGETRLEGPVSMAADRKAAAASLDAARTADPKYPLLRPVDWTRKMRERRDDPIRLDSLKSAVRDEAGGFFAGWETWGAPKSGTIEFLGLFEAMSENALRDSLAAGLAARFPGDTAIATLAVESLANRRDWEGSAARLRAFLDANPGSPAAPTARGMLVSIYLRRLDAPERAGEIVQSGEPMETEQATAYAEWLAAQPGKLDEAEALFQRCVEEARAEKWSPSGPESQSEWAASHEWTIGRAMAGLADVLEKKERYGEAAVVLAELASVMSQAAEAGVFEDLARLYERAARPADALAAMERFAERAKPSEEARAIWRDLFAKARPNEDFERHAAAVAEARRARLMSKLESRVLDWEAPDIRFEDKDGTTRSLSDFRGKVVLVDFWATWCGPCRRALPHVEAIAREMQGADFVVLPVNVWERETGDERRQAVAEKWRELGLTMPYFLDPDSGGDGETSAAARFQVSGIPTSFLLDREGRILFRTVGFGGESSDEELRAKIEFALKRSSPGA; this comes from the coding sequence ATGCGGCGCTCGGCAATCCTCGTTCTCGCGATCGCGACTTGTCTTTTCGCGTTCTGTTCGAAGCAGCCGGAACCGGCGGCCTTCTCCGTCTACCCCGCGAAGCCGGAAGCGGATCACGAGCTCATGATCGACTACCGGCCCTCTCTCTCTCGTTCCCCTCTCGAGCGAGCGGAAAGAATCGATCTCCGCGTCTCGTTTCTCTCCGCGAGCGGCGATCTCCGCTCGGAAGAGATCCCGATGACGAGGCAAGGGGACGTGTGGACCGTTCGCTTCGTCCCCGCGGAGCGGATGCCGAAGGTCCCCGTCCTTTTCGTCGCGGCGTTCGTGAACGCGGACGACCGCGAGGTCTTCGACAACAACCGCGGCAACCCTTGGGTGATTCCTTTTTATGTGAAAGGACGGGCGGCTCCGGGCGCGCATCTTCAGCTTTCGCGACTTCAGTGGGGGGAAACGCGTCTCGAAGGCCCTGTCTCGATGGCAGCGGACAGAAAGGCGGCGGCCGCGAGTCTCGACGCGGCCCGCACCGCTGATCCGAAGTACCCATTGCTCCGACCGGTTGATTGGACCCGCAAGATGAGAGAGCGGAGAGACGACCCGATCCGCCTCGATTCCCTGAAGAGCGCCGTCCGAGATGAGGCGGGCGGGTTCTTCGCCGGCTGGGAGACGTGGGGCGCACCGAAGTCGGGGACGATCGAGTTCCTTGGACTGTTCGAGGCGATGAGCGAGAACGCCCTTCGCGATTCGCTCGCGGCCGGACTCGCCGCGCGCTTTCCAGGGGACACGGCGATCGCGACGCTCGCGGTTGAATCCCTCGCGAACAGACGCGATTGGGAAGGTTCCGCCGCGCGCCTTCGCGCTTTCTTGGATGCGAATCCGGGGTCGCCCGCCGCTCCGACCGCCCGAGGAATGCTCGTTTCGATCTACCTCCGTCGTCTCGATGCTCCCGAGCGCGCGGGCGAGATCGTGCAAAGCGGAGAGCCGATGGAGACGGAGCAGGCGACCGCCTACGCCGAGTGGCTCGCCGCTCAACCCGGAAAGCTCGACGAGGCCGAAGCTCTCTTTCAACGGTGCGTGGAGGAGGCGCGCGCGGAGAAATGGTCTCCGTCGGGACCGGAGTCGCAATCCGAGTGGGCCGCATCGCACGAGTGGACGATCGGGCGCGCGATGGCCGGTCTTGCCGATGTTCTCGAGAAGAAGGAGCGGTACGGCGAGGCGGCCGTCGTGCTCGCCGAGCTCGCCTCCGTGATGTCGCAGGCGGCCGAGGCGGGGGTGTTCGAGGACCTCGCGAGGCTCTACGAGCGGGCCGCGCGGCCTGCCGACGCTCTTGCGGCGATGGAGCGTTTCGCCGAGCGCGCGAAGCCATCCGAGGAAGCACGCGCAATCTGGCGCGATCTGTTCGCGAAGGCGCGGCCGAACGAGGATTTCGAGAGGCATGCGGCCGCCGTTGCGGAAGCGCGCCGCGCCCGCTTGATGTCGAAGCTCGAAAGCCGCGTGCTCGATTGGGAGGCGCCCGATATTCGCTTCGAGGATAAGGACGGAACGACCCGCTCGCTCTCGGATTTTCGAGGCAAGGTCGTTCTCGTCGATTTCTGGGCGACCTGGTGCGGGCCCTGCCGGCGCGCGCTTCCGCATGTGGAAGCGATCGCTCGCGAGATGCAAGGCGCGGATTTCGTCGTGCTCCCCGTCAACGTGTGGGAGAGGGAAACCGGAGACGAAAGGCGGCAAGCCGTTGCGGAGAAGTGGCGAGAGCTCGGGCTCACGATGCCCTATTTTCTCGATCCGGACAGCGGTGGGGACGGAGAGACTTCGGCCGCGGCCCGCTTTCAGGTGTCCGGGATCCCGACTTCCTTCTTGCTCGATCGCGAGGGGAGGATTCTCTTTCGGACCGTCGGTTTCGGAGGCGAGTCGAGCGACGAGGAGCTTCGCGCGAAGATCGAGTTCGCGCTCAAGCGATCATCGCCGGGCGCGTAG
- the mscL gene encoding large conductance mechanosensitive channel protein MscL, producing MFKEFKEFAMRGNVVDMAVGIIIGGAFGGIVASLVKDVLMPPIGLLLGNVDFSNLYLVLRGGGAEFASLEEAAKTGAVTLNYGVFMNTVINFLIVAFAVFLLIKNINRMKRQEVPAPAAPTTKECPHCLSVIPIKAKRCAFCTSAVE from the coding sequence GTGTTCAAGGAATTCAAGGAATTCGCGATGCGCGGGAACGTGGTGGACATGGCGGTCGGCATCATCATCGGCGGAGCGTTTGGCGGGATTGTCGCTTCGCTCGTCAAGGATGTTCTCATGCCGCCGATCGGTCTTCTTCTCGGCAATGTGGACTTCTCGAACCTCTATCTTGTGCTGAGGGGGGGAGGGGCGGAGTTCGCCTCCCTCGAAGAAGCGGCGAAGACCGGCGCGGTCACACTGAACTACGGTGTCTTCATGAACACGGTCATCAACTTCCTCATCGTCGCGTTCGCCGTGTTCCTTCTCATCAAGAACATCAACCGCATGAAACGGCAGGAGGTGCCGGCTCCCGCCGCGCCGACGACGAAGGAATGCCCGCACTGCCTCTCCGTGATCCCGATCAAGGCGAAGCGCTGCGCGTTCTGCACGTCGGCGGTCGAGTAG